A single Vanacampus margaritifer isolate UIUO_Vmar chromosome 14, RoL_Vmar_1.0, whole genome shotgun sequence DNA region contains:
- the prrc2b gene encoding protein PRRC2B, whose product MSDRLGQITKSKDGKSKYSSLSLFDKYKGKSIETQKNSVPRHGLQSLGKVAAARRMPPPAHLPSLKSENKGNDPNVIIVPKDGTGWANKPEQPEQKSSVASIPQLPESQLQPASQKSVSNLQKPPPVANQENTNTGGPKQWAQLNGKAVEQDGSRALNRLQPFSHEEFPTLKAAGEQDRVGKERSGYDPSYGPGPSLRPQNVTSWREGGGRNLQPSSLTLGLPADPEGKPTALGETGNPPATSHPSSATSTASPSAVVAAAAVAQPPSGDPKEPSLRPAQPLRRTAVPSALQHQLHHTSNAVYHDMLPAFMCSKETRETSGTDHVPATIAAPIRFESKPTFRQTYAKPELLNGDIRRENRFVRAPPRLSSQPIRRPSSRPQRPAIINPEDLKDLDDLDNDCEDGWAGLHEEVDYSEKLKFSDDEDEHLAGNKNKMWAEWERENRRNFPSSLSSSEGPEESYSYHHQEPVRKTDSRYLSADTQQKNHSEPAVDPEDHQRQSQPPARAKFASPELSEAVERARRRREEEERRAREERLAACAEKLKKLDEKFGKTERQASRTEEGQKEGEAKEAPLSPHRDHNKAHHDNCQYNAKDECSSPNSPSPSFREELSFPAYRSSEDDGQDPTSPSGDFSGRHASKPVPPRFQKQPQPQQHQQQEQVYKMQHWQQSGHQASSGSSHTQRGFYPPHVLGFDPRWMMMPPFMDPRVSQGRSPVDYYPGPVHSSGMIKPLMHQDRLNSPSSDEGHPNLHQERRTPSTEPYPVWSQDGYPMRSFTPPYQRQQENQDHGQLDDRSDMTSSQQDTYVERASEGVTHPQDNLQHNAFQSRASERDHHDQGLLTSAHIHTQHHADNDYLKQDSRDCHLKDNDSHDENFDGSKRDGGISAQSQWSDSSTGVNQPSETTGRTLTRRTGPIKKPVLKALKVEDKENEKPKPELEEKAVPYRLEKEVLTNVYDLKKDNQSVSIRRSASPVVEKQPEERQRQSPAPAKVERPPVINHNDDSPRESVWDTNKFQPPRDVLENTEPQAPRRNNWIFIDEEQAFGAVRGSGRGRSRGFRDFNSRGGGRGVRGGDNIRGSYNNGAGQAQRTGRGRAQPRELKVEEFQRGKPRRRNVSETLSETSEYEELPKRRRQKGSENGEGYSESGETRKADRESWRSNKVYTEDQAAADSREKAKASRGFGGRMLPPRLNTGNYARGYGGSREMSTWRGRGPQFGSSGGSMQENGYSHGTDTAFSRKPPAERESLKYPPKFTSSFLENGSEDREGEYYFDPDNPDRQALRRRRPPRQDKPPRFRRLQQEREPGSNQWTGDEYVNGEFTNPWPGRPKGSGEDNWPSSPYPGGRSGQHAQTEEWDTGSDNSDFGDWREKRGGSGGGGPTQGHPDSCHGEAGSIEKRELSKRSFSSQRPLIERQNRKGEPSVLETSKMSRAPDNPQSAPSNRNDTWQNGGTSCKSRSPDESGPVYSIDQSEERELSESSGKNFDKPGPIKPDIVEPLSQYELAAYPIDDDAGGPVSNPDTYQDALSKKQRRPQDDDRRRKDQGVAVPVKNRSVASKIPPRFAKKQGGMSIEQPEETLSSSNLGTEIWETNSSALSVQSSGGDSWTKQMSYTGSEPNSEDSDAGPEQSKEQHKPGPIGNERSLKHRKGSEAVDRLEGGPITPVNGVDLHVDNVLPVPPIEFGVSPKDSDFSLPPGSTPVPVSNPVNKLQDPLTVNTIPMLRSNHLQPGINLNPLSFPSTDLTLKMESARKAWENSQSLPEQGSPSGGASGVPPPCSVGSSSGISYSSFGGVSMPPMPVASVAPSMSLQGSHIPPLYLDGHVFPSQPRLVPPTMTQQQTYQQAAAQQIPISLHTSLQAQAQLGLRGGLPVSQSQEMFNSIPPFRSQVYMHPNLSQPSPMVMSGGAPLKGPYSPFPGMQPSDIVKSSSGSHYQAMTGSQQLVYDSQLNQGPSMGSSQLMDSQLIQVTMPLPGSQVRYGSAQQHLILPQSIQLQQGQNLSVGGARRMMPPGSQPHHMPGSREGSQMEMKGFQFSEKPNHSPGMPGGSYRPGSASPSGKPSGPVGPLPTHHYTQQGGLVMHMRPPTSGPFPSPIQRPVMQVNKPVIIRSPLYPNPGRDLSHSTPPSAPEPPIKGPEDGMKVSHPL is encoded by the exons ATGTCCGATCGTTTGGGGCAAATAACCAAGTCCAAGGATGGGAAAAGCAAGTACTCCTCACTCAGCCTGTTTGACAAGTACAAGGGAAAATCAATAGAAACTCAGAAAAACTCAG TTCCACGACATGGCTTGCAGAGTCTTGGCAAAGTGGCCGCAGCCCGGCGCATGCCCCCGCCCGCTCACCTACCGAGCTTGAAATCTGAAAACAAAGGAAACGATCCCAACGTGATTATTGTCCCGAAAGACGGTACAGGATGGGCAAACAAGCCGGAACAACCCGAGCAAAAGAG TTCTGTTGCATCAATACCTCAGCTGCCGGAGTCGCAGCTGCAGCCGGCTTCACAGAAGTCTGTCTCCAATCTTCAGAAGCCACCGCCAGTAGCCAACCAGGAG AACACAAACACAGGTGGACCAAAGCAATGGGCCCAGCTAAATGGAAAGGCAGTAGAGCAAGATG GTTCAAGGGCCTTAAACCGACTGCAGCCCTTCTCTCACGAGGAATTTCCCACGCTGAAGGCCGCTGGAGAACAGGACAGGGTTGGCAAGGAAAGAAGCGGCTACGATCCGTCGTATGGGCCCGGACCAAGCCTCCGCCCGCAGA ATGTGACCAGCTGGAGGGAGGGAGGCGGCAGGAACCTCCAGCCCTCATCCTTGACCCTCGGCCTGCCAGCGGACCCCGAGGGCAAGCCTACCGCCCTGGGAGAGACGGGCAACCCTCCCGCCACGTCCCACCCGTCTTCCGCCACCAGCACTGCCTCACCTAGCGCCGTCGTGGCAGCGGCGGCAGTTGCCCAGCCGCCGAGCGGGGACCCCAAGGAGCCCTCCCTGCGTCCCGCTCAGCCACTGCGCAGAACGGCGGTGCCGTCAGCCCTGCAGCATCAGCTCCACCACACCTCCAATGCCGTCTACCATGACATGTTGCCAGCTTTT ATGTGCTCCAAAGAGACGCGTGAAACTTCAGGTACAGACCACGTCCCTGCTACCATAGCAGCACCAATCAGATTCGAAAGCAAACCAACTTTTAGGCAGACTTATGCTAAACCTGAACTTCTCAA TGGGGACATTCGAAGAGAGAACCGATTTGTCCGTGCGCCACCCCGGCTCTCGTCCCAGCCCATCCGTCGGCCCAGCAGCCGACCACAACGACCCGCCATCATTAACCCCGAGGACCTGAAGGATCTGGATGACCTCGATAACGACTGTGAGGACGGCTGGGCTG GTCTCCATGAAGAAGTTGATTACAGTGAGAAGCTCAAGTTCAGTGATGATGAGGACGAGCACTTAGCCGGCAATAAAAACAAGATGTG GGCTGAGTGGGAAAGAGAGAATCGACGCAACTTCCCGTCATCACTCAGCTCGAGTGAGGGCCCTGAAGAGAGTTATTCTTACCACCACCAGGAGCCTGTGAGGAAGACCGACAGCAGATATCTGTCTGCGGACACCCAG CAGAAGAACCACAGCGAGCCGGCAGTCGACCCAGAAGACCACCAGCGGCAATCTCAGCCCCCAGCAAGGGCAAAGTTCGCTTCGCCTGAGCTGTCTGAAGCCGTGGAGAGGGCCCGCAGGCGTCGCGAGGAGGAAGAGCGCCGTGCCCGTGAGGAACGGCTGGCGGCCTGTGCAGAGAAACTCAAAAAGCTGGATGAGAAATTTGGCAAAACTGAAAGGCAAGCCTCAAGGACGGAGGAGGGCCAAAAAGAGGGAGAGGCCAAAGAAGCCCCCTTGTCTCCCCACAGGGATCATAATAAAGCCCACCATGACAACTGCCAGTACAATGCAAAAG ATGAGTGCTCCTCCCCCAATTCCCCCAGCCCTAGTTTCCGCGAGGAGCTCAGTTTCCCCGCCTACCGCAGCAGCGAGGATGATGGCCAGGATCCCACCTCCCCCTCTGGAGATTTCAGCGGACGCCATGCCTCAAAGCCTGTTCCACCCCGCTTTCAGAaacaaccccaaccccaacagCACCAGCAACAG GAGCAGGTCTACAAGATGCAGCACTGGCAGCAGTCGGGCCATCAAGCCTCATCTGGCTCGAGTCACACTCAACGGGGCTTCTATCCCCCGCATGTCCTCGGCTTTGATCCTCGCTGGATGATGATGCCACCTTTCATGGACCCCCGCGTCAGCCAAGGAAGATCTCCTGTTGACTACTATCCCGGTCCTGTCCACTCTTCTG gaATGATTAAACCCCTGATGCACCAAGACCGCTTGAACAGTCCTAGTTCTGACGAAGGTCATCCCAACCTGCACCAGGAGCGAAGGACACCTTCCACAGAGCCATATCCCGTCTGGAGCCAAGATGGCTACCCCATGCGCAGCTTCACTCCACCTTACCAGAGGCAGCAAGAAAACCAGGACCACGGTCAGCTTGATGACAG AAGTGATATGACCTCCTCCCAGCAGGACACTTATGTGGAGAGGGCCAGCGAGGGCGTGACCCACCCTCAAGATAACCTCCAACATAACGCCTTCCAGAGTCGAGCCTCAGAACGAGACCACCACGACCAGGGGCTGCTGACGAGTGCTCATATTCACACCCAGCATCATGCCGATAATGACTATCTAAAACAAGACTCCAGAGATTGCCATCTGAAGGATAATGATTCTCACGATGAGAACTTTGATGGTTCTAAACGAGACGGGGGAATCAGTGCTCAGAGTCAGTGGTCCGATTCCAGTACCGGAGTCAACCAGCCATCAGAGACCACTGGTCGTACTTTGACACGTAGAACTGGGCCAATCAAGAAGCCAGTTCTCAAGGCTCTAAAAGTCGAAGACAAGGAGAACGAGAAGCCCAAACCTGAACTCGAAGAGAAGGCTGTCCCCTATCGTCTGGAGAAAGAAGTCCTGACCAATGTCTATGACTTAAAGAAGGATAACCAGTCTGTCAGCATTAGGCGTTCTGCGTCACCTGTGGTGGAGAAACAGCCTGAAGAAAGGCAGCGTCAGTCCCCGGCTCCTGCTAAAGTAGAGCGGCCTCCAGTAATCAACCATAATGATGATTCCCCTAGGGAGAGCGTCTGGGACACCAACAAATTCCAGCCGCCGAGAGATGTTCTGGAAAACACGGAGCCTCAGGCACCACGTCGCAACAACTGGATCTTCATCGATGAAGAACAGGCCTTTGGTGCAGTCAGGGGATCCGGAAGAGGCCGCAGTCGAGGTTTTAGGGATTTCAATTCTCGAGGTGGAGGCCGCGGTGTCCGAGGCGGAGACAACATCAGAGGCTCATACAACAATGGCGCCGGTCAGGCTCAGCGTACAGGGAGAGGCCGAGCCCAACCAAGAGAGCTGAAGGTGGAGGAGTTCCAGAGAGGCAAGCCACGAAGACGCAACGTCAGCGAGACCCTGAGTGAAACCTCTGAGTATGAGGAGCTGCCTAAGAGACGGCGACAGAAGGGCTCTGAAAACGGAGAAGGCTACTCAGAGTCTGGCGAGACTCGCAAAGCTGATCGCGAGTCTTGGCGATCCAACAAGGTGTACACGGAAGACCAGGCTGCTGCTGATTCCAGAGAAAAGGCCAAGGCGAGCAGAGGATTTGGAGGTCGCATGCTTCCTCCCAGACTGAACACTGGAAACTATGCTAGAGGCTATGGAGGCTCCAGAGAGATGTCCACGTGGAGGGGGCGTGGTCCTCAATTTGGTAGCAGTGGTGGTTCCATGCAAGAAAACGGTTATAGTCACGGAACTGACACGGCTTTCTCCCGTAAACCCCCCGCTGAGCGAGAGTCTCTCAAGTATCCCCCAAAATTCACCAGCTCTTTCCTAGAAAACGGCTCAGAGGACCGGGAGGGGGAGTACTACTTTGACCCTGACAACCCTGACAGGCAGGCACTAAGGAGGAGGCGGCCCCCGCGTCAAGACAAGCCTCCGCGTTTCCGTCGCCTGCAGCAAGAGCGCGAGCCTGGTTCCAATCAGTGGACCGGCGACGAATACGTAAATGGGGAATTCACAAATCCCTGGCCTGGTCGCCCTAAAGGCAGTGGAGAAGACAACTGGCCCAGCAGCCCCTACCCTGGAGGACGCAGCGGCCAGCACGCTCAGACAGAAGAATGGGACACGGGATCGGACAACAGTGACTTCGGCGACTGGAGGGAGAAACGCGGtgggagcggcggcggcggccctaCGCAGGGCCACCCTGATTCGTGCCATGGTGAAGCGGGCTCCATTGAGAAGAGGGAGCTTTCCAAGCGAAGCTTCTCGAGCCAGAGGCCGCTGATTGAACGCCAAAACAGGAAAGGAGAGCCCTCAGTGTTGGAGACCAGTAAGATGTCACGTGCACCCGATAACCCACAATCTGCTCCCTCAAACAGGAATGACACCTGGCAGAATGGAGGGACCTCTTGTAAGAG CAGGAGCCCAGATGAGTCGGGCCCCGTCTACAGTATTGATCAGTCAGAAGAGCGGGAGCTAAGTGAGTCCTCAGGAAAGAACTTTGACAAGCCAGGACCCATTAAACCAGACATAGTGGAGCCACTTTCCCAGTACGAGCTCGCCGCCTACCCAA TTGATGATGATGCCGGGGGACCCGTTTCGAATCCAGACACTTACCAAGATGCGTtgtccaaaaaacaaagacGTCCACAAGATGACGATAGACGGAGGAAGGATCAAGGAGTTGCC GTTCCGGTGAAGAACAGGTCAGTTGCATCCAAGATACCACCGCGCTTTGCCAAGAAGCAGGGAGGCATGAGCATCGAACAGCCAGAAGAGACTCTTTCCTCTAGCAATTTGGGAACGGAAATCTGGGAGACCAACAGCTCTG CTCTTTCAGTGCAGTCCTCAGGGGGAGACTCGTGGACTAAACAGATGTCTTACACGGGCAGCGAGCCCAACTCTGAG GACTCAGACGCAGGTCCAGAGCAGAGCAAAGAGCAGCACAAGCCGGGGCCCATCGGAAACGAGCGCTCCCTGAAGCACCGCAAGGGCTCTGAGGCGGTGGATCGCTTGGAAGGTGGCCCCATAACCCCGGTCAACGGCGTGGACCTCCACGTGGACAATGTGCTCCCTGTGCCCCCCATCGAGTTTGGGGTCAGCCCCAAGGACTCTGACTTTAGCCTGCCGCCAGGTTCCACCCCAGTGCCTGTGTCAAACCCTGTCAACAAACTTCAAGATCCCCTCACCGTCAAT ACTATCCCCATGTTGCGCTCCAATCACCTGCAGCCCGGCATCAACCTCAACCCGCTGTCCTTTCCGAGTACTGACCTCACCCTTAAG atggAGTCGGCACGTAAAGCATGGGAGAATTCCCAGTCCCTTCCTGAGCAGGGTTCTCCCAGTGGAGGGGCCTCGGGAGTGCCGCCTCCGTGCAGCGTGGGCTCGTCCAGCGGCATCAGCTACAGCTCTTTTGGAGGGGTCTCTATGCCTCCTATGCCTGTGGCCTCCGTAGCACCTTCCATGTCTTTGCAAG GTAGTCATATTCCCCCATTGTATTTGGATGGTCACGTCTTTCCAAGCCAGCCACGCTTGGTTCCACCCACCATGACTCAGCAACAAACATACCAACAA GCGGCAGCCCAACAGATTCCCATCTCGTTGCACACATCGCTGCAAGCGCAGGCGCAGTTGGGTCTGCGAGGAGGTCTGCCTGTGTCTCAGTCCCAGGAGATGTTCAACTCTATTCCCCCCTTCAG GTCGCAGGTTTACATGCACCCCAACCTGTCGCAGCCAAGCCCCATGGTGATGTCAGGCGGAGCCCCACTGAAGGGCCCCTACTCGCCGTTCCCGGGCATGCAGCCATCAGACATCGTCAAGTCCTCGTCAGGCTCGCACTATCAGGCCATGACCGGCAGCCAGCAGCTAGTCTATGACAGCCAGCTGAACCAGGGGCCCAGCATGGGATCGTCACAGTTGATGGACTCGCAGCTCATCCAg GTGACCATGCCCTTGCCTGGATCTCAGGTGCGCTACGGCTCCGCCCAGCAACACCTCATCCTCCCTCAGTCCATCCAGCTGCAGCAAGGCCAGAATCTGTCAGTGGGAGGGGCACGCCGCATGATGCCACCTGGCTCCCAACCCCACCACATGCCCGGTAGCAGAGAG GGCTCCCAGATGGAAATGAAAGGTTTCCAGTTTTCAGAAAAGCCCAATCATTCGCCGGGGATGCCTGGAGGCTCCTACAG GCCTGGATCTGCTAGTCCAAGTGGAAAGCCTTCTGGCCCGGTTGGACCATTGCCCACCCATCATTATACACAACAG GGCGGCTTGGTGATGCACATGCGTCCCCCCACCAGCGGCCCCTTCCCCAGCCCCATCCAGAGACCAGTCATGCAGGTCAACAAACCCGTCATCatccgctctcccctttacccCAATCCCGGCCGAGACCTCTCCCACTCCACCCCTCCCTCGGCCCCCGAGCCCCCCATTAAGGGGCCCGAGGATGGCATGAAGGTGAGCCACCCACTGTAA
- the LOC144063922 gene encoding uncharacterized protein LOC144063922 isoform X1 gives MAFLLVSVTPENAPRVLVCDVISVKFFTFFAVKKTCLDEDPPFLRDCSMAKVALRSNEGLMMMQELDDRLKEQIDKLEHIRLAAIELKDNLSAGDGDLSQSLSDHVDWLNHLSERVESLHMNTSVFVQMNPKPRAWSGRQASKHGYRWGRAHQADDAQSEICWSPIRTRRNSDAASEMSCNW, from the exons ATGGCATTTTTGCTTGTTTCTGTCACACCCGAAAACGCACCAAGAGTTTTGGTATGTGACGTCATAAGTGTCaaattcttcacattttttGCCGTAAAAAAAACTTGTCTGGACGAAGACCCACCTTTCCTCCGTGACT GCAGCATGGCTAAGGTGGCCTTGAGATCCAACGAAGGCCTGATGATGATGCAGGAGCTGGACGACCGCCTCAAAGAGCAGATTGACAAACTGGAGCACATCCGCCTGGCCGCCATTGAACTCAAGGACAACTTGTCTGCA GGGGACGGTGATCTTTCTCAGTCACTGAGTGATCATGTGGATTGGTTGAATCACTTGTCAGAGCGTGTGGAGAGTCTTCATATGAACACGTCGGTTTTTGTTCAG atgaACCCGAAGCCTCGGGCGTGGTCGGGGAGGCAGGCCTCCAAACATGGCTACCGTTGGGGACGTGCTCACCAGGCCGACGACGCGCAGTCCGAGATATGTTGGTCGCCCATACGCACGCGAAGGAACAGCGACGCCGCCTCGGAGATGTCTTGTAACTGGTGA
- the LOC144063922 gene encoding uncharacterized protein LOC144063922 isoform X2, which yields MAKVALRSNEGLMMMQELDDRLKEQIDKLEHIRLAAIELKDNLSAGDGDLSQSLSDHVDWLNHLSERVESLHMNTSVFVQMNPKPRAWSGRQASKHGYRWGRAHQADDAQSEICWSPIRTRRNSDAASEMSCNW from the exons ATGGCTAAGGTGGCCTTGAGATCCAACGAAGGCCTGATGATGATGCAGGAGCTGGACGACCGCCTCAAAGAGCAGATTGACAAACTGGAGCACATCCGCCTGGCCGCCATTGAACTCAAGGACAACTTGTCTGCA GGGGACGGTGATCTTTCTCAGTCACTGAGTGATCATGTGGATTGGTTGAATCACTTGTCAGAGCGTGTGGAGAGTCTTCATATGAACACGTCGGTTTTTGTTCAG atgaACCCGAAGCCTCGGGCGTGGTCGGGGAGGCAGGCCTCCAAACATGGCTACCGTTGGGGACGTGCTCACCAGGCCGACGACGCGCAGTCCGAGATATGTTGGTCGCCCATACGCACGCGAAGGAACAGCGACGCCGCCTCGGAGATGTCTTGTAACTGGTGA
- the edf1 gene encoding endothelial differentiation-related factor 1 homolog: MAESDWDTVTVLRKKGPSGAQSKSKQAITSAQRRGDDVETTKKWAAGQNKQHLVSKNTAKLDRETEELHHDRVSLEVGKVIQKGRQDKGLTQKDLATKVNEKPQVIADYESGRAIPSNQVMGKIERAIGLKLRGKDIGLPLEPKSKTK, encoded by the exons ATGGCCGAAAGCGATTGGGACACCGTGACTGTTTTGAGGAAGAAGGGCCCGAGTGGTGCTCAGTCCAAGTCCAAGCAG GCGATCACTTCTGCTCAGAGACGCGGCGATGATGTGGAGACCACCAAGAAAT GGGCCGCCGGGCAGAACAAACAGCACCTGGTCAGCAAGAACACGGCCAAACTGGACCGCGAGACGGAGGAGCTGCACCACGACAGGGTCTCCTTGGAGGTCGGCAAGGTCATCCAGAAAGGCCGGCAGGATAAAGGGCTCACCCAGAAAGACCTCGCCACT AAAGTCAACGAGAAGCCGCAAGTGATCGCCGACTACGAGAGTGGGCGGGCCATCCCCAGCAACCAGGTCATGGGCAAGATCGAGAGAGCCATCG GCTTGAAGCTGCGCGGGAAGGACATTGGTCTACCGCTGGAGCCCAAATCTAAGACGAAATGA